From a region of the Eulemur rufifrons isolate Redbay chromosome 7, OSU_ERuf_1, whole genome shotgun sequence genome:
- the SPTSSB gene encoding serine palmitoyltransferase small subunit B: protein MDFRRVKEYFSWLYYQYQIISCCAVLEPWERSMFNTILLTIFAMVVYTAYVFIPIHIRLAWEFFSKICGYHSTISN from the coding sequence ATGGATTTCAGGCGTGTGAAGGAATATTTCTCCTGGCTCTACTATCAATACCAAATCATTAGTTGCTGTGCTGTCTTGGAGCCCTGGGAGCGATCTATGTTCAACACCATCTTACTAACCATTTTTGCTATGGTTGTATACACTGCCTATGTCTTTATCCCAATCCACATTCGCCTGGCTTGggaatttttctcaaaaatatgtgGATATCACAGTACAATTTCTAATTGA